From Blastopirellula sediminis, one genomic window encodes:
- a CDS encoding recombinase family protein: MTNHQQGFFGSANVIRVLIVARISTEHQDPRSLDDQVATCRRWCDQNLPDRFKVVEVIQSRGSGERLDRRELRDLEDAIELRTCDLVIAEDLGRICRRSAAITFLELAEDNDVRVVTLNDDLDTDQDDWRFKAGFATMRHEFSNADTSKRIRRTLRNRFGQGMIKTVPYGYIKPSHGATDAEVTKDPKAELIIAEMIERLEKGESYSVVVDWLNLSGVPTGRYVRSNKWTVSTLSNLLHNPILKGVREANRKISKRINKTGRRVSVKAPPEELLVRECSHLAYLDADRYDRLIRMLDERNAPFRRKKVNGRDSRANVPKKRTRFPGQQTFCGICGHPFVWGGHGQQDHMMCKGAKEYACWQSASFDGTLAAEKILTAVYDEIEALPEFPETLYQAVQAEFWALTGARKTQTGKLEREIASLEREMNNLVEFIASGNASASIAAKITEREEQISDAKLRLKEMTARPDAAPQLPLASEVREIARNSLKEMASDPYALSRVMRQLIRRIDAFPIRLCDGGALFIRAKFELRLSGLFPDLSEIPAASELLTRTLEVDLFDPVQREQHREEIVALRAAGKFQRQIAAELRITQPAVQNALRLQARMNELGLEKPYVPVDAPPADLLKMRRHKHPRYKFQPKTNEIEQ, translated from the coding sequence ATGACGAATCATCAACAGGGTTTTTTCGGCAGCGCTAATGTAATTCGCGTCCTCATCGTCGCTCGGATCAGTACGGAGCATCAAGATCCTCGCTCCTTGGATGATCAGGTCGCGACCTGTCGTCGTTGGTGCGATCAGAATCTGCCTGACCGATTTAAGGTCGTCGAAGTCATCCAAAGTCGAGGTAGCGGCGAGCGACTGGATCGCCGGGAACTGCGGGATTTGGAAGACGCAATTGAGTTGAGAACGTGCGATTTAGTGATCGCGGAAGACCTCGGGCGGATCTGTCGGCGAAGCGCTGCGATTACGTTCTTGGAATTGGCGGAAGATAATGACGTTCGCGTCGTCACCCTCAACGACGATCTGGATACCGACCAGGATGATTGGCGTTTCAAGGCGGGTTTTGCGACGATGCGCCATGAATTCAGCAATGCCGATACGTCGAAGCGAATTCGTCGTACCCTACGGAATCGTTTTGGGCAAGGGATGATCAAAACGGTCCCCTATGGCTACATCAAACCGTCGCATGGTGCGACGGACGCTGAGGTCACGAAGGATCCGAAGGCCGAATTAATCATTGCGGAGATGATCGAACGCCTGGAAAAGGGGGAGTCGTACTCCGTAGTCGTCGACTGGTTGAATCTTAGCGGCGTTCCGACCGGACGCTATGTTCGTTCGAACAAGTGGACCGTTTCCACTCTCTCGAATCTCCTGCACAACCCGATCCTCAAAGGGGTGCGGGAGGCGAATCGGAAGATTTCGAAACGGATCAACAAGACTGGGCGTCGGGTATCGGTAAAAGCTCCGCCGGAAGAACTGCTGGTGCGCGAGTGCTCGCATCTCGCCTATCTGGATGCCGATCGGTACGACCGTTTGATTCGGATGTTGGACGAAAGGAATGCTCCGTTTCGCCGTAAGAAGGTTAACGGACGCGATTCTCGGGCTAACGTCCCGAAGAAGCGAACGCGGTTTCCGGGTCAGCAGACGTTTTGCGGGATTTGCGGCCATCCGTTCGTTTGGGGAGGACATGGCCAGCAAGATCACATGATGTGTAAAGGGGCGAAGGAATACGCCTGCTGGCAGAGCGCTTCGTTTGATGGGACGCTGGCTGCGGAAAAGATTTTGACAGCCGTCTACGACGAAATCGAAGCGTTACCGGAGTTTCCCGAAACGCTTTACCAGGCGGTTCAGGCTGAGTTTTGGGCGTTGACGGGCGCACGCAAGACGCAAACCGGAAAACTCGAACGCGAAATAGCCAGCTTGGAGCGGGAGATGAATAATCTCGTTGAGTTCATCGCAAGCGGGAACGCATCAGCGTCGATCGCCGCGAAGATTACGGAGCGCGAAGAGCAAATTAGCGACGCGAAGTTACGGTTAAAGGAGATGACCGCACGTCCTGACGCTGCTCCGCAACTTCCGTTGGCGAGCGAGGTGCGCGAAATCGCGCGGAACTCGCTGAAGGAGATGGCCTCGGACCCCTACGCCCTCAGTCGCGTGATGCGCCAATTGATTCGTCGGATCGATGCGTTCCCGATTCGTCTGTGCGACGGCGGCGCCCTGTTCATCCGGGCGAAGTTTGAACTGCGTCTCTCGGGACTTTTCCCCGACTTGAGCGAGATTCCGGCGGCCAGCGAGTTGTTGACGCGGACGTTGGAAGTCGATTTGTTCGACCCGGTTCAGCGTGAGCAACATCGCGAAGAGATCGTTGCCCTGCGAGCCGCCGGCAAATTCCAGCGGCAAATCGCGGCCGAACTTAGGATTACGCAACCGGCAGTCCAAAATGCGCTGCGATTGCAGGCGCGAATGAACGAATTGGGACTCGAAAAACCGTACGTACCGGTCGACGCACCTCCCGCTGATTTGCTGAAGATGCGCCGACACAAACATCCTCGCTACAAGTTTCAACCGAAAACGAACGAGATTGAACAATGA
- a CDS encoding tyrosine-type recombinase/integrase, with amino-acid sequence MPRKPKDAPIVCANFTWYLRRKPTGVYFADGRMNSKYQLGKPSLGTKDREEAFRQLQRLDHAKAVEVGLIDAAAVAADQDVTIEAGWALYIERCEKPELLGGVSRKTVQRYKSVRDKHQEYCAKKSLQYWSQISKANTLDYGAMLAKKNYADRTIVCEANMVCSVSKWLTEEGHLPQACRFLLKMTKVSGSSTFCYTRRQVARMIEFCNETEDLVWMGQVITCLATSGLRINELAQLRWSDVDLDVRTIRITDERSVPRRRQTGSERRIKGKRGRALPMHVEFFKVLQQIPRQADGRIFHGPRGGRLSDRRVLENLQQRIIKPLTKEFPTPPGEIGFQSGTVHGLRHFFCSEAYRNGARDAELLEWLGHRDSEMTQLYRHLLREDSHRRMEQINFLGSDDEEGSSFDVA; translated from the coding sequence ATGCCCAGAAAACCGAAAGATGCGCCGATCGTGTGCGCAAACTTCACCTGGTATTTGCGGCGTAAGCCAACCGGCGTTTATTTCGCCGATGGTCGCATGAACAGCAAGTATCAGCTTGGAAAGCCGTCGCTTGGCACGAAAGACCGAGAGGAGGCCTTTCGCCAATTACAGCGGCTTGATCATGCAAAGGCGGTTGAAGTTGGACTGATTGACGCAGCGGCAGTCGCCGCCGACCAGGACGTGACCATCGAGGCCGGATGGGCGCTCTACATCGAGCGCTGCGAGAAGCCGGAGTTGTTGGGGGGCGTCAGTCGCAAGACGGTCCAGCGGTACAAGTCGGTTCGCGACAAGCACCAAGAATACTGCGCCAAAAAATCGCTGCAGTATTGGTCGCAGATTTCGAAAGCGAACACGCTGGACTACGGCGCGATGTTGGCCAAGAAGAACTACGCAGACCGAACGATCGTCTGTGAGGCGAACATGGTCTGCTCGGTATCGAAATGGCTAACGGAAGAGGGACATCTGCCGCAGGCTTGCCGTTTCCTCCTGAAGATGACGAAGGTAAGCGGTAGTTCGACGTTTTGCTACACGCGGCGCCAAGTCGCCAGGATGATCGAGTTCTGCAACGAGACCGAAGATCTTGTTTGGATGGGGCAAGTGATCACCTGCCTTGCGACGTCGGGGCTGCGGATCAACGAGCTGGCTCAGCTTCGTTGGAGCGATGTCGACCTGGACGTACGTACCATTCGGATTACGGATGAGCGGTCTGTACCGCGGCGTCGGCAAACTGGGAGCGAACGCCGGATTAAGGGGAAGCGCGGACGTGCGCTGCCGATGCACGTAGAGTTTTTCAAGGTCTTGCAGCAGATTCCGCGTCAGGCCGATGGGCGCATTTTCCATGGTCCGCGTGGCGGGCGCCTGAGCGATCGGCGCGTGCTGGAGAATCTGCAGCAGCGGATCATCAAACCGCTTACGAAAGAGTTTCCGACGCCCCCTGGTGAGATCGGATTTCAGTCCGGGACGGTCCACGGCCTGCGGCACTTTTTCTGTAGTGAGGCGTATCGCAACGGAGCGCGAGACGCCGAACTGCTGGAATGGCTCGGTCATCGCGATTCGGAAATGACGCAGCTGTATCGGCATCTCCTACGGGAAGACAGCCATCGGCGCATGGAGCAAATCAACTTCCTCGGAAGCGACGACGAGGAAGGTTCGAGTTTTGACGTCGCGTAG